One Hippocampus zosterae strain Florida chromosome 4, ASM2543408v3, whole genome shotgun sequence genomic window carries:
- the kifc3 gene encoding kinesin-like protein KIFC3 isoform X1 translates to MSDGEDEASFLRLPGPAFSQHSLPGAELSRSNAAGQRRQLLLIQMLQDKLCDLQARLDRGSDDDDDDDASGGADKERPGTPSPSPPRRPANLAIKAGEATAKAAAPDSMTCACARAEGPEKNPSQQPGATDLEKHLELLELENKSLKRQLAAGGASEGARSQEAEPVGRERPGRRRDNRLADTGKPAADKSAPADAWRRRQDLIDPPSDPSAPHPGLSDRDLWDLWDLARREAPSQTAEEAESGDRLRAQNALLREQVCAQRRTLRELETQLQQSQRTCAQLRTQVALYDGEVARARRQLDGELLLLKEEKERVVHEAFVRAESQMKAVHDNLAGVRSKLAGLHPALRTLTADYNSLKKQVHHFPAMLRDAIDDAKREICRAIGDVSVTNQKLVDKYKREMNLRKKIHNQLVQLKGNIRVLCRVRPVAGGEEAEGVLTFDPDDDGVLHLSDKGKVTTFDLDKVFRPEATQEEVFSEVEALVTSCVDGFHVCIFAYGQTGSGKTYTMEGVASDPGLNQRALRLLFSRVADKSPEWEFHICVSMLEIYNETLRDLLGDQPAADKLDIKMNPDGSGQLYVPGLTRVAVRTIDDVNQVLEAGRASRATACTDLNRRSSRSHALLMVSVAGLNGTTGSRTQGKLNLVDLAGSERVGRSGAEGGRLREARHINKSLSALGDVMDALRRKRPHVPFRNSRLTFLLQDSLQGDGKTLMMVQVSPVPADAGESLCSLKFAQRVRSVELNASKRPDSRSASSSPTPQSLEMDSPPLTPGPLPLSRSSSAGSSLNSASRTPGPSRRKSNSQLSTGRLKMAA, encoded by the exons ATGAGCGACGGCGAGGATGAGGCCTCCTTCCTGCGCCTGCCCGGCCCCGCCTTCTCTCAGCACTCCCTGCCGGGCGCCGAGCTGAGCCGATCCAACGCGGCCGGGCAGCGCCGGCAGCTGCTGCTCATCCAG ATGCTGCAAGACAAACTGTGCGACCTTCAGGCTCGCCTGGACCGAGgcagcgacgacgacgacgacgatgacgccTCCG GTGGCGCGGACAAAGAGCGGCCCGGCACGCCGTCGCCCTCGCCGCCACGCCGGCCGGCCAATCTCGCGATAAAGGCCGGGGAGGCGACGGCCAAAGCGGCCGCTCCGGACTCGATGACGTGCGCCTGCGCGCGGGCGGAGGGACCGGAGAAGAACCCGTCGCAGCAACCG GGGGCGACGGACTTGGAGAAGCATCTGGAGCTTCTGGAGCTGGAGAACAAGAGTCTGAAGCGACAGCTGGCCGCCGGCGGGGCTTCCGAGGGCGCCCGCTCTCAG GAGGCGGAGCCGGTCGGCCGGGAGAggcccggccggcggcgagacAATCGGCTCGCGGATACGGGGAAGCCGGCGGCGGACAAAAGCGCCCCGGCGGACGCCTGGCGCCGAAGACAGGACCTGATCGACCCCCCGTCGGACCCGTCCGCACCTCATCCGGGACTTTCGGACCGCGACCTCTGGGACCTCTGGGACCTCGCGCGCCGTGAAGCGCCGTCGCAG ACGGCAGAGGAGGCGGAGTCGGGCGACCGGCTTCGCGCGCAAAACGCTTTGCTCCGAGAGCAAGTTTGCGCGCAGCGCCGCACGCTGAGAGAGCTGGAGACGCAACTGCAGCAGTCGCAGAGGACGTGCGCTCAACTCAGGACGCAG GTGGCGCTGTACGACGGCGAGGTGGCCCGCGCTCGCCGGCAGCTGGACGGCGAGTTGCTGCTGctgaaggaggagaaggagcgcGTCGTCCACGAGGCCTTTGTCAGGGCCGAGAGCCAAATGAAGGCCGTGCACGACAACCTGGCAG GCGTGCGCAGCAAGCTGGCGGGTCTTCATCCCGCCCTGAGGACGCTCACCGCCGACTACAACTCGCTGAAGAAGCAAGTGCACCACTTCCCCGCCATGCTGCGCGACGCCATTGACGACGCCAAGCGCGAG atCTGCCGGGCCATCGGCGACGTGAGCGTGACCAACCAGAAGCTGGTGGACAAATATAAACGCGAGATGAACCTGAGGAAGAAGATCCACAACCAGCTGGTCCAGCTCAAAG GAAACATCCGGGTGTTGTGCCGCGTTCGTCCCGTCGCCGGCGGCGAGGAGGCGGAGGGCGTGTTGACCTTCGACCCGGACGACGACGGCGTCCTGCACCTCAGCGACAAGGGCAAGGTGACGACCTTTGACCTGGACAAAGTCTTTCGGCCCGAGGCCACGCAGGAAGAG GTGTTCTCGGAGGTGGAGGCGCTGGTCACGTCGTGCGTGGACGGCTTCCACGTTTGCATCTTCGCCTACGGGCAGACGGGCTCGGGGAAGACCTACACCATGGAG GGCGTTGCGTCGGACCCGGGCCTGAACCAGCGAGCGCTGCGTCTGCTTTTCTCGCGAGTGGCCGACAAAAGCCCCGAGTGGGAATTCCACATCTGCGTCAGCATGCTGGAGATTTACAACGAGACGCTGAG GGACCTTCTCGGCGACCAGCCGGCGGCGGACAAACTGGACATCAAGATGAATCCCGACGGCAGCGGCCAACTGTACGTTCCCGGACTGACGCGCGTGGCCGTGCGCACCATTGATGACGTCAACCAG GTTCTGGAGGCGGGCCGAGCCAGCCGAGCCACGGCGTGCACCGACCTGAACCGGCGCAGTTCTCGCTCCCACGCTCTGCTCATGGTCAGCGTGGCGGGCCTCAACGGCACCACGGGGAGTCGCACGCAAG GTAAGCTGAACCTGGTGGACCTCGCCGGCTCGGAGCGGGTGGGCCGATCGGGCGCCGAGGGCGGGCGTCTGCGCGAGGCTCGCCACATCAACAAGTCTCTGTCGGCGCTGGGCGACGTGATGGACGCGCTGCGCCGCAAGCGCCCCCACGTCCCCTTCAGGAACTCGCGGCTCACCTTTCTGCTGCAGGACAGCCTGCAGGGGGACGGCAAGACGCTCATGATGGTGCAG GTGTCTCCGGTCCCGGCCGACGCCGGCGAGTCGCTGTGCTCGCTGAAGTTCGCCCAGCGCGTTCGCAGCGTGGAGCTCAACGCCTCCAAGCGGCCGGACAGCCGCTCGGCTTCGTCCTCGCCCACGCCCCAAAGCCTCGAG ATGGACTCGCCCCCCCTGACCCCGGGGCCCCTCCCCTTATCTCGTAGCAGCAGTGCTGGCTCCTCCCTAAACTCCGCCTCGAGAACGCCCGGCCCCTCTCGACGGAAATCCAACTCGCAACTTTCCACGG GAAGACTGAAGATGGCGGCGTGA
- the kifc3 gene encoding kinesin-like protein KIFC3 isoform X2 — MSDGEDEASFLRLPGPAFSQHSLPGAELSRSNAAGQRRQLLLIQMLQDKLCDLQARLDRGSDDDDDDDASGGADKERPGTPSPSPPRRPANLAIKAGEATAKAAAPDSMTCACARAEGPEKNPSQQPGATDLEKHLELLELENKSLKRQLAAGGASEGARSQEAEPVGRERPGRRRDNRLADTGKPAADKSAPADAWRRRQDLIDPPSDPSAPHPGLSDRDLWDLWDLARREAPSQTAEEAESGDRLRAQNALLREQVCAQRRTLRELETQLQQSQRTCAQLRTQVALYDGEVARARRQLDGELLLLKEEKERVVHEAFVRAESQMKAVHDNLAGVRSKLAGLHPALRTLTADYNSLKKQVHHFPAMLRDAIDDAKREICRAIGDVSVTNQKLVDKYKREMNLRKKIHNQLVQLKGNIRVLCRVRPVAGGEEAEGVLTFDPDDDGVLHLSDKGKVTTFDLDKVFRPEATQEEVFSEVEALVTSCVDGFHVCIFAYGQTGSGKTYTMEGVASDPGLNQRALRLLFSRVADKSPEWEFHICVSMLEIYNETLRDLLGDQPAADKLDIKMNPDGSGQLYVPGLTRVAVRTIDDVNQVLEAGRASRATACTDLNRRSSRSHALLMVSVAGLNGTTGSRTQGKLNLVDLAGSERVGRSGAEGGRLREARHINKSLSALGDVMDALRRKRPHVPFRNSRLTFLLQDSLQGDGKTLMMVQVSPVPADAGESLCSLKFAQRVRSVELNASKRPDSRSASSSPTPQSLEED, encoded by the exons ATGAGCGACGGCGAGGATGAGGCCTCCTTCCTGCGCCTGCCCGGCCCCGCCTTCTCTCAGCACTCCCTGCCGGGCGCCGAGCTGAGCCGATCCAACGCGGCCGGGCAGCGCCGGCAGCTGCTGCTCATCCAG ATGCTGCAAGACAAACTGTGCGACCTTCAGGCTCGCCTGGACCGAGgcagcgacgacgacgacgacgatgacgccTCCG GTGGCGCGGACAAAGAGCGGCCCGGCACGCCGTCGCCCTCGCCGCCACGCCGGCCGGCCAATCTCGCGATAAAGGCCGGGGAGGCGACGGCCAAAGCGGCCGCTCCGGACTCGATGACGTGCGCCTGCGCGCGGGCGGAGGGACCGGAGAAGAACCCGTCGCAGCAACCG GGGGCGACGGACTTGGAGAAGCATCTGGAGCTTCTGGAGCTGGAGAACAAGAGTCTGAAGCGACAGCTGGCCGCCGGCGGGGCTTCCGAGGGCGCCCGCTCTCAG GAGGCGGAGCCGGTCGGCCGGGAGAggcccggccggcggcgagacAATCGGCTCGCGGATACGGGGAAGCCGGCGGCGGACAAAAGCGCCCCGGCGGACGCCTGGCGCCGAAGACAGGACCTGATCGACCCCCCGTCGGACCCGTCCGCACCTCATCCGGGACTTTCGGACCGCGACCTCTGGGACCTCTGGGACCTCGCGCGCCGTGAAGCGCCGTCGCAG ACGGCAGAGGAGGCGGAGTCGGGCGACCGGCTTCGCGCGCAAAACGCTTTGCTCCGAGAGCAAGTTTGCGCGCAGCGCCGCACGCTGAGAGAGCTGGAGACGCAACTGCAGCAGTCGCAGAGGACGTGCGCTCAACTCAGGACGCAG GTGGCGCTGTACGACGGCGAGGTGGCCCGCGCTCGCCGGCAGCTGGACGGCGAGTTGCTGCTGctgaaggaggagaaggagcgcGTCGTCCACGAGGCCTTTGTCAGGGCCGAGAGCCAAATGAAGGCCGTGCACGACAACCTGGCAG GCGTGCGCAGCAAGCTGGCGGGTCTTCATCCCGCCCTGAGGACGCTCACCGCCGACTACAACTCGCTGAAGAAGCAAGTGCACCACTTCCCCGCCATGCTGCGCGACGCCATTGACGACGCCAAGCGCGAG atCTGCCGGGCCATCGGCGACGTGAGCGTGACCAACCAGAAGCTGGTGGACAAATATAAACGCGAGATGAACCTGAGGAAGAAGATCCACAACCAGCTGGTCCAGCTCAAAG GAAACATCCGGGTGTTGTGCCGCGTTCGTCCCGTCGCCGGCGGCGAGGAGGCGGAGGGCGTGTTGACCTTCGACCCGGACGACGACGGCGTCCTGCACCTCAGCGACAAGGGCAAGGTGACGACCTTTGACCTGGACAAAGTCTTTCGGCCCGAGGCCACGCAGGAAGAG GTGTTCTCGGAGGTGGAGGCGCTGGTCACGTCGTGCGTGGACGGCTTCCACGTTTGCATCTTCGCCTACGGGCAGACGGGCTCGGGGAAGACCTACACCATGGAG GGCGTTGCGTCGGACCCGGGCCTGAACCAGCGAGCGCTGCGTCTGCTTTTCTCGCGAGTGGCCGACAAAAGCCCCGAGTGGGAATTCCACATCTGCGTCAGCATGCTGGAGATTTACAACGAGACGCTGAG GGACCTTCTCGGCGACCAGCCGGCGGCGGACAAACTGGACATCAAGATGAATCCCGACGGCAGCGGCCAACTGTACGTTCCCGGACTGACGCGCGTGGCCGTGCGCACCATTGATGACGTCAACCAG GTTCTGGAGGCGGGCCGAGCCAGCCGAGCCACGGCGTGCACCGACCTGAACCGGCGCAGTTCTCGCTCCCACGCTCTGCTCATGGTCAGCGTGGCGGGCCTCAACGGCACCACGGGGAGTCGCACGCAAG GTAAGCTGAACCTGGTGGACCTCGCCGGCTCGGAGCGGGTGGGCCGATCGGGCGCCGAGGGCGGGCGTCTGCGCGAGGCTCGCCACATCAACAAGTCTCTGTCGGCGCTGGGCGACGTGATGGACGCGCTGCGCCGCAAGCGCCCCCACGTCCCCTTCAGGAACTCGCGGCTCACCTTTCTGCTGCAGGACAGCCTGCAGGGGGACGGCAAGACGCTCATGATGGTGCAG GTGTCTCCGGTCCCGGCCGACGCCGGCGAGTCGCTGTGCTCGCTGAAGTTCGCCCAGCGCGTTCGCAGCGTGGAGCTCAACGCCTCCAAGCGGCCGGACAGCCGCTCGGCTTCGTCCTCGCCCACGCCCCAAAGCCTCGAG GAAGACTGA